A region from the Paraburkholderia youngii genome encodes:
- a CDS encoding alkaline phosphatase family protein — translation MSEVKPNAQNDPIEHVVLLLMENHSFDQMLGCLDAVHDKLDGVRNAAGKSNADGQGNTFYPRATRERQMKHDPNHEHKAVMDQIAADNSGFVRSFVNDYPESSLVARQDVMGYYPLGFLPALHTLGSQFTVCDRWFSSLPGPTWPNRFFALTGTSKGEIDMPSGLDGLNPRWYTEQDQDTIFDRLNAARKTWSVYFYDFPASLLLKNQRRAENLANYRSFDKFFEDAAGPASQFPQFVLIEPKYFGEAQNDDHPPHNIMKAEKLIADTYNALRSNQALWERTLLVVLYDEHGGFYDHVSPPADAVAPDGHTTSFDFKRLGVRVPAILVSPWCEAGVCNERFDHCSLLKYLCDKWQMPPLGERTAASANLGVAIRRDGGARADTPAFIRVPNQSLIAEHVELERKSSNGNQQGLHHFADFLHAELDRLAAEAVEGAAQLARTGNAWVRFKSALGSLMTSLGQWLSKDFYDARDQRDARTSQAFTRLRQSVRAATPGIARNDAPAPATAMATPSAVSPVSEK, via the coding sequence ATGAGTGAGGTCAAGCCGAACGCGCAGAACGATCCGATCGAACACGTCGTGCTGCTGCTGATGGAGAATCACTCGTTCGACCAGATGCTCGGCTGCCTCGACGCCGTGCACGACAAACTGGACGGGGTGCGCAACGCGGCCGGCAAATCGAACGCCGACGGTCAAGGCAATACCTTCTATCCGCGTGCGACGCGCGAGCGGCAGATGAAGCACGATCCGAATCACGAGCACAAGGCCGTGATGGATCAGATCGCCGCCGACAACAGCGGCTTCGTGCGTTCGTTCGTCAACGACTACCCGGAGAGCAGCCTCGTCGCGCGGCAAGACGTGATGGGCTATTACCCGCTCGGCTTTCTGCCCGCGCTGCACACGCTCGGTTCGCAATTCACCGTGTGTGACCGGTGGTTCTCTTCATTGCCGGGGCCGACGTGGCCGAATCGCTTTTTCGCACTGACGGGTACGTCGAAAGGCGAGATCGACATGCCTTCGGGGCTCGACGGACTCAATCCACGCTGGTACACCGAGCAGGATCAGGACACGATTTTCGATCGCTTGAACGCCGCGCGCAAAACATGGAGCGTCTATTTCTATGACTTCCCCGCGTCACTGCTGCTGAAGAACCAGCGACGCGCGGAAAACCTCGCGAATTACCGCTCTTTCGACAAGTTCTTCGAGGACGCAGCGGGACCCGCCAGCCAATTCCCGCAATTCGTGCTGATCGAGCCGAAGTACTTCGGCGAAGCGCAGAACGACGATCATCCGCCGCACAACATCATGAAGGCGGAGAAGCTGATCGCGGACACCTACAATGCGCTGCGCTCGAATCAGGCGCTGTGGGAGCGCACCTTATTGGTGGTCCTCTACGATGAACACGGCGGCTTCTACGACCACGTATCGCCGCCGGCCGACGCAGTCGCACCCGACGGCCACACCACGAGCTTCGATTTCAAACGACTCGGCGTACGCGTTCCCGCGATCCTCGTGTCACCGTGGTGCGAAGCCGGCGTATGCAACGAACGATTCGATCATTGCAGCCTGTTGAAATACCTGTGCGACAAGTGGCAAATGCCACCGCTCGGCGAGCGCACCGCGGCATCGGCGAACCTCGGCGTGGCGATTCGCCGTGACGGCGGCGCGCGCGCCGATACGCCGGCGTTTATTCGCGTGCCCAATCAATCGCTGATTGCCGAGCACGTCGAGCTGGAGCGCAAATCGTCGAATGGCAATCAGCAAGGCCTGCATCACTTCGCCGACTTTCTGCACGCGGAACTGGACCGGCTCGCCGCCGAGGCGGTCGAGGGGGCCGCACAACTGGCGCGCACCGGCAATGCGTGGGTGCGCTTCAAGAGCGCATTGGGCTCGCTGATGACGAGTCTCGGCCAGTGGCTCAGCAAGGACTTCTACGACGCACGCGACCAGCGTGATGCGCGCACGAGTCAGGCGTTCACACGCTTGCGGCAATCGGTGCGTGCCGCGACGCCGGGCATCGCGCGAAACGACGCGCCGGCACCGGCAACGGCAATGGCAACACCCTCGGCCGTCAGTCCGGTCTCGGAGAAGTAG
- a CDS encoding response regulator, whose product MKLLLIEDNPTLAHWLAKMLEQEAFALDAVQDGDEADRLLRTNHYDVILLDLNLPKLSGKNVLRRLRQRGDATPVLILTASGSIDEKVELLGAGADDYLVKPFEVRELIARIKVAIRRQSPSKASEVVCGDLSFDIDTRQFTLKGAPLNVTPRERSVLEALILRLGKTVTKPALVDAIFTLADEPSEDAVEIYISRLRKKLDGSSAAIVTLRGLGYLLRKREDDQ is encoded by the coding sequence ATGAAGCTGCTGCTGATCGAAGACAACCCCACGCTTGCGCACTGGCTCGCGAAGATGCTGGAGCAGGAAGCCTTCGCGCTCGACGCCGTGCAGGACGGCGACGAAGCCGACCGCCTGCTGCGCACCAATCACTACGACGTGATCCTGCTCGACCTGAACCTGCCGAAGCTGTCGGGCAAGAACGTGCTGCGCCGGCTGCGTCAGCGCGGCGACGCGACGCCGGTGCTGATCCTGACCGCGAGCGGCTCGATCGACGAGAAGGTGGAACTGCTCGGCGCCGGCGCCGACGACTACCTGGTGAAGCCGTTCGAAGTGCGTGAGCTGATCGCGCGCATCAAGGTGGCGATCCGGCGGCAGTCGCCGTCCAAAGCGAGCGAGGTGGTGTGCGGCGACCTGTCGTTCGACATCGACACACGCCAGTTCACGCTGAAAGGCGCGCCGCTGAACGTGACGCCGCGCGAGCGTTCTGTGCTCGAAGCGCTGATCCTGCGCCTCGGCAAGACGGTGACGAAGCCCGCGCTGGTCGATGCGATCTTCACGCTCGCGGACGAGCCGAGCGAAGACGCGGTCGAGATCTACATTTCGCGTTTGCGCAAGAAGCTCGATGGCAGCTCGGCCGCGATCGTCACGCTGCGCGGGCTCGGCTATCTGCTGCGCA
- a CDS encoding ABC transporter ATP-binding protein: MNQPMSRETPAIEMRNVSCRFISPDGKATIALRDFSMSVARGEFVAVVGPTGCGKSTTLSMITGLLKPTTGEVRVMGAPVDGIDPRIGFVFQADAVFPWRSVLDNVAAGPLYRGRSKSAAYDEANEWLRRVGLDKFGKHYPHQLSGGMRKRVALAQTFINKPEILLMDEPFSALDMQTRTLMQDELLQLWGGVGSVVFVTHDLEEAIALADRVFVLTARPATLKKVYEIDLPRPRVTSEIRYDSRFIEISRDIWHDLREEVQIG, from the coding sequence ATGAATCAACCTATGTCACGCGAGACGCCAGCGATCGAAATGCGCAACGTGTCGTGCCGTTTCATTTCCCCGGACGGCAAGGCCACGATCGCGCTGCGCGACTTCAGCATGTCGGTGGCACGCGGCGAATTCGTCGCGGTGGTCGGCCCGACCGGCTGCGGCAAGTCCACCACGCTCAGCATGATCACCGGCTTGCTGAAGCCGACCACCGGCGAAGTGCGCGTGATGGGCGCGCCGGTGGACGGCATCGATCCGCGCATCGGCTTCGTGTTCCAGGCCGATGCGGTGTTTCCGTGGCGCTCGGTGCTCGACAATGTCGCGGCGGGTCCGCTCTATCGCGGCCGTTCGAAATCGGCCGCCTACGACGAAGCGAACGAATGGCTGCGCCGCGTGGGCCTCGACAAGTTCGGCAAGCACTATCCGCATCAACTGTCCGGCGGCATGCGCAAGCGCGTCGCGCTTGCGCAGACCTTCATCAACAAGCCGGAAATCCTGCTGATGGACGAGCCGTTCTCGGCGCTCGACATGCAGACGCGCACGTTGATGCAGGACGAGCTGCTGCAATTGTGGGGCGGCGTCGGCTCGGTCGTGTTCGTCACCCACGACCTCGAGGAAGCGATTGCGCTCGCCGACCGCGTGTTCGTGCTGACCGCGCGCCCCGCCACGCTGAAGAAAGTCTACGAAATCGATCTGCCGCGACCGCGTGTCACGTCGGAGATCCGCTACGACTCACGTTTCATCGAAATTTCGCGCGATATCTGGCATGACCTGCGCGAAGAAGTGCAGATCGGTTAA
- a CDS encoding response regulator, whose product MKTILVVDDEFDILTVWRLLLERHGYAVRTASNGAVALELVRSSRPGIIVSDCMMPVMSGLQLCAALYEDPELRDIPIILCSAASDIPVQPNPHIAYARKPLSFDQLLAMLVRMGG is encoded by the coding sequence ATGAAAACCATTCTGGTGGTGGACGACGAGTTCGACATCCTCACGGTGTGGCGGCTGCTGCTGGAACGACACGGCTATGCGGTGCGGACCGCGTCGAACGGCGCCGTCGCGCTCGAACTGGTCCGCTCGAGCCGGCCCGGCATCATCGTGTCGGATTGCATGATGCCGGTCATGTCGGGCCTCCAGCTGTGCGCGGCGCTGTACGAGGACCCCGAGCTGCGCGATATTCCGATCATCCTGTGCAGTGCCGCATCGGACATTCCGGTGCAGCCCAATCCGCACATCGCGTACGCGCGCAAGCCGCTGTCGTTCGACCAGTTGCTGGCGATGCTGGTGCGCATGGGCGGTTGA
- a CDS encoding tetratricopeptide repeat protein, whose product MSSAQGQRRSMNGFSGAVIRANAVNRRHRHHSSGFVLFGLHTASVIGRGPKRLWPYVLPWLVILLTIGSICLVARGVLTRQLLVPPVETPQALTERGYTSNFVAERIMSAMKEIGRDAESIPHDTMTSNDAQQDIQIPGQEMSYATTVRFIKGLLQREDVAVHVGITKTNNSADSYVAHVQIEHGPFNGRESTVPFEGRDLEKFVHDIATTAMRLAEPNILASHLFTQVQKTKCSLAQCDYREIVGIYDEVLALPSSEQAQWAVAGKAWLLDSQQRSKEAEQQIREALIQYKDSAVLRASLGIALEQQNRIDDALEELRTGANETSRTAENLRLLGDVLLHTNRHNREALDAFRRAAEMNPESVDTLHDWAEALVKTGHYDEAIEKLSRAVALRPDLAPSYAEWGRALEHKGALREAARKYAQALQVDAATLSARERELALSTDASPDEADTQTSRPDPRVKPVSNPMTSYPLRASLDTLRDAVGQAMRAA is encoded by the coding sequence ATGTCGAGTGCACAGGGTCAACGTCGGTCGATGAACGGGTTCAGCGGTGCGGTCATACGCGCCAACGCCGTGAATCGCCGCCATCGTCATCATTCCAGCGGATTCGTGCTGTTCGGCTTGCATACCGCCAGTGTGATCGGCCGCGGGCCGAAGCGGCTCTGGCCATATGTGTTGCCGTGGCTGGTCATCTTGCTGACGATCGGTTCGATCTGCCTCGTCGCGCGCGGCGTGCTCACGCGTCAATTGCTGGTGCCGCCGGTGGAGACGCCGCAAGCGTTGACCGAGCGCGGCTACACGTCGAACTTTGTCGCCGAGCGGATCATGTCGGCGATGAAGGAGATCGGGCGAGACGCCGAATCGATTCCGCACGACACGATGACCAGCAACGACGCGCAGCAGGACATCCAGATCCCGGGTCAGGAGATGTCGTATGCGACGACGGTGCGCTTCATCAAAGGCCTGCTCCAGCGCGAAGATGTCGCCGTGCACGTCGGCATCACGAAGACGAACAACAGCGCGGATTCGTATGTCGCGCATGTGCAGATAGAACACGGCCCGTTCAACGGCCGCGAAAGCACGGTGCCGTTCGAAGGGCGCGACCTCGAAAAGTTCGTGCACGACATCGCCACCACGGCGATGCGCCTCGCCGAACCCAACATCCTCGCCAGTCATCTGTTCACCCAGGTGCAGAAGACCAAATGTTCGCTCGCGCAATGCGACTATCGCGAGATCGTCGGAATCTACGACGAAGTCCTCGCGCTGCCCTCGTCCGAACAGGCCCAATGGGCGGTCGCGGGCAAGGCGTGGTTGCTCGACAGTCAGCAGCGCTCGAAAGAAGCCGAGCAGCAGATCCGCGAAGCATTGATCCAGTACAAGGACTCGGCCGTGCTGCGCGCGAGTCTGGGCATCGCGCTCGAACAGCAGAACCGCATCGACGATGCGCTCGAGGAACTGCGGACCGGCGCGAACGAAACGTCGCGCACCGCTGAAAACCTGCGGCTGCTCGGCGATGTGCTGTTGCATACGAACCGGCACAACCGCGAAGCGCTCGACGCATTCAGACGGGCCGCCGAGATGAACCCGGAATCCGTCGACACGCTGCACGACTGGGCCGAGGCGCTCGTCAAGACCGGCCACTACGACGAAGCAATCGAAAAGCTCTCGCGCGCCGTCGCGTTGCGGCCCGATCTCGCGCCGTCCTATGCGGAATGGGGCCGCGCGCTGGAACACAAAGGCGCTCTGCGCGAGGCCGCGCGCAAGTACGCACAGGCATTGCAGGTCGACGCCGCCACGCTGTCGGCGCGCGAACGCGAGCTGGCGCTCTCGACGGACGCATCGCCCGACGAGGCCGACACCCAGACATCGAGGCCTGACCCGCGCGTCAAGCCCGTTTCGAATCCGATGACGTCGTATCCGCTGCGGGCCTCGCTCGACACGTTACGCGACGCCGTAGGACAGGCGATGCGAGCGGCCTGA
- a CDS encoding DUF4148 domain-containing protein → MKSLIQAVVIAVAVAAPAAAFAQANQPVTRAQVRADLVQLEKAGYQPGHADPHYPADIQAAQARVDAQNGGGQAATGFGGVVSGTAQTSRAAPMSGPKSVYFGQ, encoded by the coding sequence ATGAAATCGCTGATTCAAGCTGTTGTCATCGCCGTCGCTGTCGCCGCTCCGGCCGCTGCTTTCGCACAAGCCAACCAGCCCGTGACCCGCGCTCAAGTGCGCGCCGATCTGGTGCAACTGGAAAAGGCCGGCTATCAACCTGGTCACGCCGACCCGCACTACCCGGCTGACATCCAGGCTGCGCAAGCCCGCGTCGACGCGCAAAACGGCGGCGGCCAAGCCGCTACCGGCTTCGGTGGTGTGGTGAGCGGTACGGCCCAAACGAGCCGTGCGGCTCCGATGAGTGGCCCGAAGTCGGTCTACTTCGGTCAGTAA
- a CDS encoding ATPase domain-containing protein: protein MTTEASNPSRLSDAARPDAARRNIETGVPGFDEILGGGLVSGGVYLLEGMAGAGKTILSSQIGFHRVRQGEKVLYMTLIAESHDKLLGHLKGLSFFDETAVAQQMLFVSGYHELMQDGLDGFLKLIASSIYDYRPSLMIVDGFRSAREFSETELSLSKFIHELNALVAAMDCTTLLLAPLSGNEPHPEHTLVDGLIELNRYHDGMRRAREIEVHKMRARDHRMGKHFFRIAGSGLLMFPRLEAQCAPQPGPVDLKARLGFGLPHLDNLLGGGFAQGSTTTLIGPSGVGKTLLCLQFLAAGLARSERCVYLGFYEGPQRLIGKAEAVSIPLADAWRDGRLIVLWQPAIELAIDEIAANALATVKQTGATRIVIDGVEGFRDSALRTERFGLFLNALLHQLREAAVTTLVTEELPLYSEPGHAKAVRVSALTENLVLLRYAETEGGLRRMISVVKQRESAHDTSLRELSISSQGLDVIEGSPGAAGIQPTPGLSATLQSRRKT, encoded by the coding sequence ATGACTACCGAAGCATCGAACCCCTCTCGTCTTTCTGACGCGGCTCGGCCTGACGCGGCGCGACGCAATATCGAAACCGGCGTGCCTGGTTTCGACGAAATCCTCGGTGGCGGTCTGGTGAGCGGCGGCGTCTATCTGCTGGAGGGCATGGCCGGCGCCGGCAAGACGATCCTGTCCAGCCAGATCGGCTTTCACCGGGTCCGGCAAGGCGAGAAAGTGCTGTATATGACGCTGATCGCCGAATCGCACGACAAGCTGCTCGGTCACCTGAAAGGCCTGAGCTTCTTCGACGAAACCGCGGTCGCGCAGCAGATGCTGTTCGTGTCCGGCTATCACGAGCTGATGCAGGACGGCCTCGACGGTTTCCTCAAGCTGATCGCGTCGAGCATCTACGACTACCGGCCGAGCCTGATGATCGTCGACGGCTTTCGCAGCGCGCGCGAATTCAGCGAAACCGAGCTGTCGCTGTCGAAGTTCATCCACGAGCTGAACGCGCTGGTCGCCGCGATGGACTGCACGACGCTGCTGCTCGCGCCGCTGTCGGGCAACGAGCCGCATCCCGAGCACACGCTGGTGGATGGTCTGATCGAGCTGAACCGCTATCACGACGGCATGCGCCGCGCGCGCGAGATCGAAGTGCACAAGATGCGTGCGCGCGATCATCGGATGGGCAAGCACTTCTTCCGCATCGCCGGCAGCGGGCTGCTGATGTTCCCGCGACTCGAAGCGCAGTGCGCGCCGCAACCGGGCCCCGTCGATCTGAAAGCACGGCTCGGCTTCGGCTTGCCGCATCTGGACAATCTGCTCGGCGGCGGCTTCGCGCAAGGCTCGACGACCACGCTGATCGGCCCGTCGGGCGTCGGCAAGACGCTGCTGTGCCTGCAGTTCCTCGCGGCCGGCCTCGCACGCAGCGAACGCTGCGTGTATCTCGGCTTCTACGAGGGGCCGCAGCGCCTGATCGGCAAAGCCGAAGCGGTGTCGATTCCGCTTGCCGATGCGTGGCGGGACGGCCGTCTGATCGTGCTTTGGCAGCCGGCGATCGAACTCGCCATCGACGAAATCGCGGCGAACGCGCTCGCCACCGTCAAGCAGACCGGCGCGACGCGCATCGTGATCGACGGCGTCGAGGGCTTTCGCGATTCGGCGTTGCGCACCGAGCGCTTCGGCCTGTTCCTCAATGCACTGCTGCATCAGTTGCGCGAAGCGGCCGTCACGACGCTCGTCACCGAAGAGCTGCCGCTGTACAGCGAGCCGGGCCACGCAAAGGCCGTGCGCGTGTCGGCGCTGACCGAGAACCTCGTGCTGCTGCGCTACGCCGAGACCGAAGGAGGACTGCGGCGCATGATTTCGGTGGTCAAGCAACGCGAAAGCGCGCACGACACGTCACTGCGCGAACTGTCGATTTCGTCGCAAGGACTCGACGTGATCGAGGGCTCGCCCGGCGCCGCCGGCATCCAACCGACGCCGGGCCTGTCGGCCACGCTGCAATCGCGGCGAAAAACCTAG
- a CDS encoding ABC transporter substrate-binding protein: MRTLRQIAVVSGVAFALAAASAAAHAEKITIMVGGATKIIYLPAKLTEQLGYFKDEGLDVEILSQPAGVDAENELLAGAVQGVVGFYDHTIDLQSKGKEVQALVVFGQVPGEVEMVSTKAADSLKSMADVKGKTLGVTGLGSSTSFLTQYLAQRAGVASTQYTMLPVGADNSFIAAIKQSRIDAGMTTEPTVSQLLKTGDAKVLVDMRTVEGTRAALGGTYPASSFYVQRAWAESHKDDAAKLSHAFAKTLNFIATHSAEDIAAQMPKDYYGNNKDLYVGALKASLPMFTKDGKMPADGPDTVLKVLSAFNPSVKGKHIDLAKTYTNDFLSAPVKTASK; this comes from the coding sequence ATGCGTACCTTGCGCCAGATTGCCGTTGTGTCAGGAGTTGCTTTCGCCCTTGCCGCCGCTTCGGCCGCCGCTCACGCCGAGAAGATCACGATCATGGTCGGCGGCGCCACCAAGATCATCTATCTGCCGGCCAAGCTCACCGAGCAGCTCGGCTACTTCAAGGACGAAGGCCTCGACGTCGAAATCCTGTCGCAGCCGGCCGGTGTCGATGCGGAGAACGAACTGCTCGCGGGCGCGGTGCAAGGGGTGGTCGGCTTCTACGATCACACGATCGACCTGCAGAGCAAGGGCAAGGAAGTGCAGGCGCTCGTCGTCTTCGGCCAGGTGCCGGGCGAAGTCGAAATGGTCTCGACGAAGGCGGCCGATTCGCTGAAGAGCATGGCCGACGTCAAAGGCAAGACGCTCGGCGTGACCGGCCTCGGTTCGTCGACGAGCTTCCTCACGCAGTACCTCGCGCAGCGCGCCGGTGTGGCGTCGACGCAATACACGATGTTGCCGGTCGGCGCGGACAACAGCTTCATCGCCGCCATCAAGCAAAGCCGCATCGACGCCGGCATGACCACGGAGCCGACCGTCTCGCAACTGCTGAAGACCGGCGACGCGAAGGTGCTGGTCGATATGCGCACCGTGGAAGGCACGCGCGCCGCGCTCGGCGGCACCTACCCCGCGTCGAGCTTCTACGTGCAGCGCGCGTGGGCCGAATCGCACAAGGACGACGCGGCGAAGCTGTCGCACGCGTTCGCGAAGACGCTGAACTTCATCGCGACGCATAGCGCCGAGGACATCGCCGCGCAGATGCCGAAGGACTACTACGGCAACAACAAGGACCTGTACGTGGGCGCACTGAAGGCGTCGCTGCCGATGTTCACGAAGGACGGCAAGATGCCCGCCGACGGCCCGGACACGGTGCTGAAGGTGCTGTCCGCATTCAATCCGTCGGTGAAGGGCAAGCATATCGACCTCGCCAAGACCTACACCAACGACTTCCTGTCGGCGCCGGTCAAGACCGCGTCGAAGTAA
- a CDS encoding phytoene/squalene synthase family protein: protein MPNPTRAFLLGPLLKGVSRSFYLTLRVLPIGMRDPIGLAYLLARAADTIADTSLIAPGQRLELLLALRDQVNGVAVASAPFQRIAAEVAGQQTQSDEKLLLESLNPALDVLAQLSESDRHAVRAIVTTLTEGMEFDLRTFPDERSGQIAALREYGELDRYTYLVAGCVGEFWTTMTYAHMPGTLKQQPDTMKQRGVRFGKALQMTNVLRDCGKDLRIGRCYLPQSMLERHALSARDLLQPANSMHARPLLVELLRKTLDHFRAALDYTLAIPASAVRLRLACLWPILIGLDTLLLLADNDAWLDPAKVSKVTRGDVYRIIASSLLLVPSNALVRNAINSRIARIEARL from the coding sequence ATGCCGAATCCGACCCGGGCCTTTCTTCTCGGTCCGCTCCTGAAAGGCGTTTCACGCTCCTTCTATCTGACGCTGCGCGTGCTGCCCATCGGCATGCGCGATCCGATCGGCCTTGCATATTTGCTCGCGCGCGCCGCCGATACCATTGCCGACACCTCGCTGATCGCGCCGGGCCAACGCCTCGAATTGCTGCTTGCGTTGCGCGATCAGGTCAATGGCGTGGCCGTCGCTAGTGCGCCGTTCCAGCGCATCGCCGCCGAAGTCGCGGGTCAGCAGACGCAGTCGGATGAAAAGCTGCTGCTCGAATCGTTGAACCCCGCGCTCGACGTGCTGGCGCAACTGAGCGAGTCCGACCGCCACGCGGTGCGCGCGATCGTCACGACGCTGACCGAAGGCATGGAATTCGATTTGCGCACGTTTCCCGACGAACGCTCCGGCCAGATCGCGGCGCTGCGCGAATACGGCGAACTCGATCGCTATACGTATCTGGTCGCGGGCTGCGTCGGCGAGTTCTGGACCACGATGACTTATGCGCACATGCCGGGCACGCTGAAGCAGCAGCCCGACACGATGAAGCAGCGCGGCGTGCGTTTCGGCAAGGCATTGCAGATGACCAACGTGCTGCGCGATTGCGGAAAGGACTTGCGCATCGGCCGCTGCTATCTGCCGCAGAGCATGCTCGAGCGCCACGCTCTAAGCGCGCGCGATCTGCTGCAACCGGCCAATTCGATGCACGCGCGGCCGCTGCTCGTCGAACTACTGCGCAAGACGCTCGATCATTTCCGCGCGGCGCTCGACTATACGCTTGCGATTCCGGCGAGCGCGGTGCGCTTGCGGCTCGCCTGCCTGTGGCCGATCCTGATCGGCCTCGACACTTTGCTGCTGCTCGCGGATAACGACGCGTGGCTCGATCCGGCGAAAGTGTCGAAGGTGACGCGCGGTGACGTCTATCGGATCATCGCGTCGTCGCTGCTGCTGGTGCCGTCGAATGCTTTGGTGCGCAATGCGATCAATAGCCGCATCGCGCGGATCGAGGCTCGGCTGTAG
- a CDS encoding ABC transporter permease, with protein MSTPSQQMMPSGIDAASLAHVERIAQKKIRQRQVLVISLRILVLVVVLGGWELSARLKWIDPFFFSMPSAIFEQIVDWFVNGTSQGPLLTQVWVTLEETGLGFIIGSVAGIVCGIVLGRNKLLSDVFSLYIKIANSIPRVVLGSVFVIALGLGMASKVALAVVMVFFVVFANAFQGVREADRYMIANAQILGASRRQVTTSVVIPSALSWILASLHVSFGFALVGAVVGEFLGSKQGIGLLISTAQGAFNASGVFAAMIVLAVVALAADYLLTAVEHRLLKWRPSSV; from the coding sequence ATGTCTACACCCTCTCAACAGATGATGCCCTCGGGCATCGACGCCGCGTCGCTCGCTCACGTCGAGCGTATCGCGCAGAAGAAGATCCGCCAGCGCCAGGTTCTGGTGATTTCGCTGCGCATTCTGGTGCTCGTGGTCGTGCTCGGCGGCTGGGAACTGTCCGCGCGCCTGAAGTGGATCGACCCGTTCTTCTTCTCGATGCCGAGCGCGATCTTCGAACAGATCGTCGACTGGTTCGTGAACGGCACGTCGCAAGGTCCGCTGCTCACGCAGGTGTGGGTCACGCTCGAAGAGACAGGCCTCGGCTTCATCATCGGTTCCGTCGCGGGCATCGTCTGCGGCATCGTGCTCGGCCGCAACAAGCTGCTCTCCGACGTGTTCAGCCTCTACATCAAGATCGCCAACTCGATTCCGCGCGTCGTGCTCGGCTCGGTGTTCGTGATCGCGCTCGGGCTCGGCATGGCATCGAAAGTCGCGCTCGCGGTCGTGATGGTGTTCTTCGTGGTGTTCGCCAACGCGTTCCAGGGCGTGCGCGAAGCGGACCGCTACATGATCGCGAATGCGCAGATCCTCGGCGCGTCGCGCCGCCAGGTGACGACCTCGGTCGTGATTCCGTCGGCGCTGAGCTGGATTCTCGCGAGCCTGCACGTGAGCTTCGGCTTCGCGCTGGTCGGCGCGGTGGTCGGCGAATTTCTCGGCTCGAAGCAGGGTATCGGTTTGCTGATCTCCACCGCGCAGGGCGCGTTCAATGCGAGCGGCGTGTTCGCGGCGATGATCGTGCTGGCGGTGGTCGCGCTTGCCGCCGACTACCTGTTGACCGCGGTGGAGCATCGATTGTTGAAGTGGCGGCCGAGTTCGGTTTAA
- a CDS encoding glycoside hydrolase family 108 protein, with product MDSFEDAFKALIGNEGGYSFNPADPGGETMWGVTARVARSEGYNGAMKDLPLETAHQIAKRRYWDPLHLDELDPRVAFQIFDANYNGGLVVLWIQKASGAKEDGKFGPDTLDAVKNADPMKFVMRFAAYRLRYLRNLHSWPSFSRGWTERMAANLLLGAA from the coding sequence ATGGACAGTTTCGAAGATGCATTCAAAGCCTTGATCGGAAACGAAGGCGGGTACAGCTTCAATCCGGCCGATCCGGGCGGCGAAACGATGTGGGGTGTGACGGCGCGCGTCGCGCGCAGCGAGGGCTACAACGGCGCGATGAAAGACCTGCCGCTCGAAACCGCCCATCAGATCGCCAAGCGCAGGTACTGGGACCCGTTGCATCTCGACGAACTCGATCCGCGCGTGGCCTTTCAGATTTTCGATGCGAACTACAACGGCGGCCTCGTCGTGCTGTGGATACAGAAAGCGTCCGGCGCGAAGGAAGACGGCAAGTTCGGCCCTGACACGCTCGATGCGGTCAAGAACGCCGACCCGATGAAGTTCGTGATGCGCTTCGCCGCGTATCGTCTGCGGTACCTGCGCAATCTGCATTCGTGGCCGAGTTTCAGCCGCGGCTGGACCGAACGGATGGCAGCCAATCTTCTCCTGGGAGCAGCATGA